The following coding sequences lie in one Vibrio aerogenes genomic window:
- a CDS encoding SPOR domain-containing protein produces the protein MEKRIIVGMSAFLLAACSTGSYVSDVTVETHKEDYPAATVQKPVVSQNGSMNGVTEEPVVASSMQDMNTAPMSEPSPAMTESKPEKTAPSVVITAPTKKDMAHQAHRFGYTVQVIAVGNQAKVDMFASKLPQNGQPVWENYKVVNGTKWYTILFGDFATRAEAKNAIQTLPQDFRQLKPFVKSLDAIKNSEYPTLNKLN, from the coding sequence ATGGAAAAAAGAATCATTGTCGGAATGTCTGCTTTTCTTTTAGCGGCATGTTCTACTGGCTCTTATGTCAGCGATGTGACCGTTGAAACACATAAAGAAGATTATCCGGCAGCAACCGTACAGAAGCCTGTGGTTTCTCAAAATGGTTCGATGAATGGTGTAACCGAAGAACCGGTAGTTGCTTCGTCGATGCAGGACATGAACACCGCACCAATGTCTGAACCTTCGCCAGCAATGACAGAATCTAAACCTGAAAAAACAGCGCCGTCAGTTGTCATTACTGCGCCGACTAAAAAAGATATGGCGCATCAGGCACACCGGTTTGGTTACACAGTTCAGGTGATAGCCGTTGGCAATCAGGCAAAAGTTGATATGTTTGCATCGAAACTGCCACAAAATGGTCAGCCAGTCTGGGAAAACTATAAAGTGGTCAATGGCACGAAATGGTATACGATCCTGTTTGGTGATTTTGCGACCCGTGCAGAGGCAAAAAACGCCATCCAGACTCTGCCTCAAGACTTCCGCCAGCTGAAACCTTTTGTTAAAAGTCTTGATGCAATCAAGAATTCTGAATATCCGACCTTAAATAAGCTAAATTAA
- a CDS encoding D-alanine--D-alanine ligase yields the protein MNRKNILLLCGGGSSEHEVSVVSADFIQAQLALSDRYHVIRIEMKSDGWFSGSGELVYLDINTATLHAETSQHKIDFVVPCIHGYPGETGDIQSMLELAGIPYLGCGPEASTNSFNKITSKLWYDALGIPNTPYLFLSELNDETLAQAEQAFEQWGAVFVKAARQGSSVGCYSVTEVSQLRESIEAAFDYSEQVLLEKAVKPRELEVAAYEIDGELYISKPGEVIAPEDKFYTYEEKYSQDSHSHTQVEAQNLSQEQLSLIRQYCEKVFRHMKLRHLARIDFFLTPEGQIYLNEVNTFPGMTPISMFPKMLEHNGHQFSQFLYNCIEQSITSRV from the coding sequence ATGAATCGGAAAAATATCTTACTCCTTTGCGGAGGAGGTTCTTCAGAACATGAGGTTTCTGTCGTCTCGGCAGATTTTATTCAGGCGCAGCTGGCACTCAGTGACCGCTATCATGTGATACGTATAGAAATGAAATCCGATGGCTGGTTTTCTGGCAGTGGGGAACTGGTTTATCTGGATATTAATACAGCGACACTACATGCTGAGACGTCACAGCATAAAATTGATTTTGTTGTGCCCTGTATTCATGGTTATCCGGGGGAAACCGGAGATATTCAGTCAATGCTTGAGCTGGCTGGCATTCCGTATCTCGGTTGTGGACCTGAAGCGAGTACAAACAGCTTTAATAAAATCACATCAAAATTGTGGTATGACGCGCTCGGTATCCCGAATACACCCTATCTGTTTCTTTCTGAGCTGAATGATGAAACGCTGGCACAGGCAGAGCAGGCTTTTGAGCAGTGGGGAGCCGTGTTTGTGAAAGCCGCCCGGCAGGGCTCTTCCGTTGGGTGTTACAGTGTCACTGAAGTGTCACAACTTCGTGAGTCGATAGAAGCTGCGTTTGATTATTCAGAACAGGTACTGCTTGAAAAAGCGGTCAAGCCAAGAGAGCTGGAAGTGGCAGCCTATGAGATTGACGGGGAACTGTATATTTCAAAACCGGGGGAAGTGATTGCACCGGAGGATAAGTTTTATACTTATGAAGAAAAATATAGTCAGGACAGTCACTCCCATACGCAGGTTGAAGCGCAAAACCTGTCACAGGAACAGTTAAGTCTGATTCGCCAATATTGTGAAAAAGTATTCCGGCATATGAAGTTACGTCATCTGGCCAGAATCGATTTCTTTTTGACACCAGAGGGACAAATCTACCTCAATGAAGTGAATACTTTTCCGGGAATGACACCAATCTCGATGTTTCCCAAGATGCTTGAGCATAACGGGCATCAGTTCAGTCAGTTTTTGTACAACTGCATCGAACAGAGTATTACTTCCAGGGTTTAA
- a CDS encoding tyrosine-type recombinase/integrase has translation MLKRRTSFTKKEEVSKYKEILSKTITTEQLALLTDHQYAHSSLLAMAKDWNLFSEFCRQHQLCVLPASSTTVRRFIEYESRKRKFSTIRRYTVTITVIHKFMSCPDPIRQTDVRLLLMSLRQEKKGDNKQADAFDLTHLQILNKRMQHSKSKRDIRDLAIYFLMFECALKRAELRDFQTSQLLDHDIQHLHVTLHQETYGLSAEATLAIGKWRSLIDTGESPYLFRSIDRHQNIAANKLNDSSIYRILRNAGERLGMKHLKFSGQSTRIGAARELHKQGMKVKEIQSFGRWHSPVMPAQYVGNTHSAETMMLHYKSFKPWK, from the coding sequence ATGTTAAAAAGACGAACGAGCTTCACAAAAAAAGAAGAAGTTAGTAAGTATAAAGAAATTTTAAGTAAAACAATCACAACAGAACAGCTGGCATTACTGACCGATCATCAATATGCTCACAGTTCCTTACTGGCCATGGCTAAGGACTGGAATTTATTTTCTGAATTTTGCCGGCAGCATCAGTTATGTGTTTTACCTGCATCTTCGACGACCGTTCGTCGGTTTATCGAATATGAGAGCCGGAAGCGGAAATTTTCCACCATCAGACGCTACACCGTCACTATAACCGTCATTCACAAGTTTATGTCCTGCCCCGACCCCATCCGTCAAACCGATGTCAGGTTATTACTCATGTCGCTCAGACAGGAAAAAAAGGGGGATAACAAACAAGCTGATGCTTTTGATTTAACTCATTTGCAGATACTGAATAAACGTATGCAACATTCAAAAAGCAAACGGGATATCCGGGATCTGGCGATTTATTTTCTTATGTTTGAGTGTGCTCTGAAACGGGCAGAACTGAGAGACTTTCAAACCAGCCAGCTGCTTGATCATGATATACAACATCTGCACGTCACCCTGCACCAGGAAACTTACGGACTGTCAGCAGAAGCCACACTGGCTATCGGGAAATGGCGCTCCCTGATTGATACCGGAGAAAGCCCCTATCTGTTCCGCTCCATTGACAGACATCAAAATATCGCAGCCAATAAACTGAATGATTCCTCAATTTACCGGATATTGAGAAATGCCGGAGAAAGACTGGGCATGAAACACCTGAAATTTTCCGGGCAATCAACCCGGATTGGTGCAGCAAGGGAGCTACATAAGCAAGGGATGAAGGTGAAAGAGATTCAGTCATTCGGACGCTGGCACAGCCCTGTGATGCCCGCTCAGTACGTCGGGAACACACACAGTGCTGAAACCATGATGTTACATTACAAGTCGTTTAAACCCTGGAAGTAA